A section of the Platichthys flesus chromosome 22, fPlaFle2.1, whole genome shotgun sequence genome encodes:
- the LOC133933754 gene encoding trace amine-associated receptor 13c-like yields MEDAGAPPLCFPSLNSSCRRLLRPRSETALLYTLLASVSLLTVTLNLLVIISISHFRQLHTPTNSLLLSLAVSDLVVGLLAMPIEGLRHMETCWLLGRLMCALSPYLSYCLLSASLGNMVLISIDRYLAICDPLLYSSKVTLNRVKVLICLCWACSLLYNGLVLMGHLAWPDRYNSCHGECVVVINHISGTLDLFISFIGPCTVMVVLYMRVFVVAVSQVRVIRLQTVTVTPTAKKSERKAATTLGIVIAVFLMCFCPYYYPALAGEDTSTSLSYYAVLSWIMLINSCVNPLIYALFYPWFRKAIKLIFTLSILQAQSQELKVL; encoded by the coding sequence ATGGAAGATGCTGGGGCCCCCCCGCTCTGCTTCCCCAGCCTGAACTCCTCCTGCAGGCGGCTGCTGCGGCCCCGCTCAGAGACCGCTCTCCTCTACACGCTGCTGGCCTCCGTCTCTCTGCTCACTGTGACACTCAACCTGCTGgtcatcatctccatctctcactTCAGGCAGCTCCACACCCCGACCAACTCCCTGCTTCTGTCTCTGGCCGTGTCCGACCTGGTGGTGGGGCTGCTGGCGATGCCCATCGAGGGCCTGCGTCACATGGAGACCTGTTGGCTGCTGGGGAGGCTGATGTGCGCTCTGTCTCCTTATCTGTCCTACTGtctgctctctgcctctttggGCAACATGGTGCTAATCTCTATAGACCGCTACCTGGCCATCTGTGACCCACTGCTCTATTCCTCCAAGGTCACACTGAACAGGGTTAAAGTGTTAATCTGTCTGTGCTGGGCCTGCTCTCTTCTCTATAATGGTTTGGTTTTGATGGGACACTTGGCGTGGCCCGACAGATATAACTCCTGCCACGGGGAGTGCGTGGTGGTCATTAACCACATCTCGGGCACGTTAGATCTCTTCATCTCGTTCATCGGGCCCTGTACCGTCATGGTGGTCCTGTACATGCGGGTGTTTGTGGTTGCCGTGTCTCAGGTGCGTGTCATTCGGCTGCAGACAGTCACTGTGACTCCAACTGCTAAAAAGTCAGAGAGGAAGGCAGCCACCACTCTGGGCATTGTGATAGCTGTGTTTCTAATGTGCTTCTGCCCGTATTACTATCCCGCCCTGGCAGGCGAGGacacctccaccagcttgtCCTACTACGCCGTGTTGTCGTGGATCATGCTGATCAACTCCTGTGTGAATCCTTTAATCTACGCCCTGTTCTACCCTTGGTTCAGAAAAGCTATCAAACTCATTTTCACCCTCAGTATACTGCAGGCTCAGTCGCAGGAGCTCAAGGTGCTGTGA